From a region of the Pseudoclavibacter endophyticus genome:
- a CDS encoding oxygenase MpaB family protein, with protein MTSEGIVITGGACAILLQLADPRVARGVRRHSDFAAAPTRRLLHTLTYVSAIVHGDARDIEGVVRDVERAHAPVHGGDGSGAAAGVAYDANEPDAQLWVAATLFWAARAMHRRAFGSLSAADQERLLRGFAPIATALRVPPRAWPASVSAFDAWFDERVSTARVTDDARAAFAQLRRPGGAEWWVRATLPLAWQLGLAMLPTGVRRQFAPAWGRKHRFVVELALAVAVPAYRMLPRRVRTLPVRVLLRELRRPRNECPGVASAVPGYHDQHAIRTEGQ; from the coding sequence GTGACATCGGAGGGCATCGTCATCACGGGCGGGGCCTGTGCGATCCTCCTGCAGCTCGCGGATCCGAGAGTGGCGCGGGGCGTGCGCCGACACAGCGATTTCGCCGCCGCCCCGACCCGACGCCTCCTGCACACGCTCACCTACGTGTCGGCGATCGTGCATGGTGATGCGCGCGACATCGAGGGCGTGGTGCGAGACGTCGAGCGCGCGCATGCGCCCGTACACGGCGGCGATGGGAGCGGCGCCGCTGCTGGCGTTGCGTACGACGCCAACGAGCCCGACGCCCAGTTGTGGGTCGCGGCGACGCTGTTCTGGGCGGCCAGAGCGATGCACCGACGGGCGTTCGGCTCCTTGTCGGCGGCCGATCAGGAGCGTTTGCTGCGAGGCTTCGCCCCCATCGCGACCGCGCTGCGCGTGCCGCCGCGGGCGTGGCCGGCCTCCGTTTCCGCATTCGACGCGTGGTTCGACGAGCGGGTCTCGACGGCACGGGTGACCGACGACGCGCGAGCGGCATTCGCGCAGCTGCGTCGCCCAGGCGGCGCCGAGTGGTGGGTGCGCGCGACGCTCCCGCTCGCGTGGCAGCTCGGGCTCGCGATGCTTCCGACCGGCGTACGGCGCCAGTTCGCTCCCGCGTGGGGGCGCAAGCACCGCTTCGTGGTCGAGCTCGCGCTCGCCGTCGCCGTGCCGGCGTACCGGATGCTGCCACGGCGGGTGCGCACGCTTCCGGTTCGCGTGCTGCTGCGCGAGCTGCGGCGACCCCGCAATGAGTGCCCCGGCGTCGCATCAGCAGTGCCGGGCTACCATGATCAGCACGCGATTCGGACGGAGGGGCAGTGA
- a CDS encoding ATP-binding cassette domain-containing protein, with protein MTTHEQGAAARVSPATGPTPAIVADDLSISYIEHGAGSRYEALSGATFEVGRGAILGIVGTAGSGKTALGRVLSGRGFEGRDSWPFISGGTLHVADLDLRRPSRGERRRITLDIGYLAQGSGDELRNDLTVAENIAEPILSRDRTFDKRKLGRAAALLIDAVDLELGMLGRFPFELSRGQRQRVALAAALIVEPSVLVVDEPAQGVDIIARPALFRLLERINAARQCTMVILSHDLATVQRLTNDVLVLDQGFVIARGTIDEVLSSSDHPYVQRMREAREFAQAPLPGLVDDEALQAVERVADGLFEDIDDDIEARLDAQRAEEQLARQRPEFARFQQGDTE; from the coding sequence GTGACGACGCACGAGCAGGGTGCAGCCGCCCGCGTCTCCCCGGCGACGGGCCCGACCCCCGCGATCGTCGCGGACGATCTGTCGATCTCGTACATCGAGCACGGGGCCGGCAGCCGTTATGAGGCACTGTCGGGAGCGACCTTCGAGGTCGGGCGAGGGGCGATTCTGGGGATCGTCGGAACCGCCGGATCCGGCAAGACCGCGCTGGGCCGCGTCCTGTCCGGCCGAGGCTTCGAGGGGCGCGACTCGTGGCCATTTATCTCGGGGGGCACGCTCCACGTCGCGGACCTCGACCTTCGCCGCCCGTCGCGCGGTGAGCGCCGACGCATCACGCTCGACATCGGCTACCTCGCGCAGGGGAGCGGTGACGAGCTGCGCAACGATCTCACGGTCGCCGAGAACATCGCCGAGCCGATCCTGTCGCGCGACCGCACGTTCGATAAGCGCAAGCTCGGTCGGGCCGCCGCGCTGCTCATCGACGCGGTCGATCTCGAGCTGGGGATGCTCGGCCGCTTCCCGTTCGAGCTGTCGCGCGGCCAGCGTCAGCGCGTCGCGCTCGCCGCTGCGCTCATCGTGGAGCCGAGCGTGCTCGTGGTCGACGAGCCGGCGCAGGGCGTCGACATCATCGCCCGCCCGGCGCTGTTCCGGCTGCTCGAACGGATCAACGCGGCTCGGCAGTGCACGATGGTGATCTTGAGCCACGACCTCGCGACCGTGCAGCGGCTCACGAACGACGTGCTGGTGCTCGACCAGGGGTTCGTGATCGCCCGCGGAACCATCGACGAGGTGCTGTCGTCGAGCGACCACCCCTACGTCCAGCGGATGCGCGAGGCGCGGGAGTTCGCGCAGGCTCCGCTGCCCGGTCTGGTGGACGACGAAGCGCTGCAGGCGGTCGAGCGCGTCGCCGACGGTCTGTTCGAGGACATCGATGATGACATCGAGGCGCGCCTGGACGCGCAACGCGCGGAAGAGCAACTCGCGCGGCAGCGGCCAGAGTTCGCAAGGTTCCAACAGGGAGACACGGAATGA
- a CDS encoding NAD(P)-dependent oxidoreductase — protein sequence MTHETVQTSKANRTALAYSHRSRTATEAELVGDDRRPAVGAVTILPADRGLAGGESVLEAAGATLVPLGDETRGLIFTSPRDVDGLIDALERHPQISWVQLPFAGIDHFADRLKPHAERGVFFTSAKGAYAQPVAEHALALALALQRQLPMRARATSWGRQSGLSLYGANALILGAGGICLELIDLMRPFGVTVTVGRRLAAQAVPGADRTVDLDGFRAAIPEADVIVLAAAATGATRHVIADAELRAMKQTAVLVNIARGPLIDTEALVRALDDEQLFGAGLDVTDPEPLPDDHPLFSHERAIITPHSADTPDMIKPLFLERCRANVEAFLSSGRFIGVADPVLGY from the coding sequence ATGACCCATGAGACCGTCCAGACGTCGAAGGCGAACCGCACCGCGCTCGCGTACAGCCACCGTTCCCGGACTGCGACTGAGGCCGAGCTCGTGGGCGACGACCGGCGGCCCGCCGTCGGCGCCGTGACGATCCTGCCTGCCGATCGCGGGCTGGCCGGCGGGGAGTCGGTGCTCGAAGCGGCGGGAGCGACGCTCGTGCCGCTCGGCGACGAGACGCGCGGTCTCATCTTCACGTCGCCTCGCGACGTCGACGGGCTCATCGACGCGCTTGAGCGCCACCCGCAGATCTCGTGGGTGCAGTTGCCGTTCGCGGGCATCGACCACTTCGCGGACCGGCTCAAGCCGCACGCCGAACGCGGTGTGTTCTTCACATCGGCCAAGGGCGCCTACGCGCAACCCGTCGCCGAGCACGCGCTGGCCCTCGCGCTCGCACTGCAGCGCCAGTTGCCGATGCGGGCGCGAGCCACCTCGTGGGGTCGCCAGTCCGGGCTCTCGCTGTACGGCGCGAACGCGTTGATCCTGGGGGCCGGCGGCATCTGCCTCGAGCTCATCGACCTCATGCGTCCTTTTGGCGTCACAGTGACCGTCGGGCGCCGCCTCGCCGCGCAAGCCGTGCCCGGCGCCGATCGAACGGTCGACCTCGACGGGTTCCGCGCCGCGATTCCGGAAGCCGACGTCATCGTCCTCGCCGCGGCCGCGACCGGGGCGACGCGCCATGTCATTGCCGACGCCGAACTCCGCGCCATGAAGCAGACGGCTGTGCTCGTGAACATCGCTCGGGGCCCGCTCATCGACACCGAGGCGCTCGTGCGTGCCCTTGACGATGAGCAGCTCTTCGGGGCCGGGCTCGATGTGACGGATCCCGAGCCGCTGCCGGACGACCACCCGCTGTTCTCCCACGAACGAGCGATCATCACGCCGCACTCGGCGGACACTCCCGACATGATCAAGCCGCTGTTCCTCGAACGCTGCCGTGCCAACGTCGAGGCATTCCTGTCGAGCGGTCGTTTCATCGGCGTCGCCGACCCCGTCCTCGGGTACTGA
- a CDS encoding DUF368 domain-containing protein: MNFLRILLDLVRGALIGVVEIIPGVSGGTVALIVGIYERLIESLSEFLRGIARFVVDVLRGRGLAAAGAHFGRVDWRLVIPVVIGMGIALLTAARVVAPLVDEHPVEARALFAGLIIVALFVPARMVGWPWRAHEWALAVVAAVAGFVISGLPPASSDAPALPLVAVAGAFAVCALVLPGLSGSFVLLVIGVYEPTLAALNDRDYGYLAVFMLGMVIGLAVFVQVLRWLLRRHHRITLAIMTGLMAGSLRALWPWQGGDRELLAPSGEVLPVALWFLLGAVIVVTMLIAGRVIERRAGARIDSRGSASTRRGS; the protein is encoded by the coding sequence GTGAACTTCCTTCGCATTCTTCTTGACCTGGTCCGTGGGGCCCTCATCGGGGTCGTCGAGATCATCCCCGGGGTGAGCGGCGGCACCGTGGCCCTCATCGTCGGGATCTATGAGCGGCTCATCGAATCGCTCAGCGAGTTCCTCCGGGGCATCGCGAGATTCGTCGTCGACGTGCTGCGCGGACGCGGACTCGCGGCCGCTGGAGCGCATTTCGGCCGGGTGGACTGGCGGCTCGTGATTCCGGTCGTCATCGGCATGGGCATCGCGCTGCTGACGGCGGCACGCGTCGTCGCTCCGCTCGTCGATGAGCATCCGGTCGAGGCCCGGGCGCTCTTCGCTGGACTCATCATCGTCGCGCTCTTCGTGCCCGCTCGCATGGTCGGCTGGCCGTGGCGCGCGCACGAGTGGGCGCTTGCAGTGGTCGCGGCCGTCGCCGGTTTCGTGATCTCAGGCCTACCACCGGCGTCCTCCGACGCCCCCGCCCTGCCCCTCGTCGCCGTCGCCGGCGCGTTCGCCGTGTGCGCGCTCGTTCTGCCCGGACTGTCCGGATCGTTCGTGCTCCTCGTCATCGGCGTGTACGAGCCGACGCTCGCGGCCCTCAACGACCGCGACTACGGCTATCTCGCGGTCTTCATGCTGGGCATGGTCATCGGTCTGGCGGTCTTCGTGCAGGTCCTTCGCTGGCTGCTGCGTCGGCACCACCGCATCACGCTCGCGATCATGACCGGACTCATGGCCGGCTCGCTTCGCGCGCTATGGCCGTGGCAGGGCGGCGATCGCGAACTCCTCGCTCCGAGCGGCGAGGTGCTGCCGGTGGCGCTCTGGTTCCTGCTGGGCGCCGTCATCGTCGTAACGATGCTCATCGCCGGCCGGGTGATCGAGCGCCGGGCGGGAGCGCGAATCGACTCGCGGGGGAGCGCCTCGACCCGTCGCGGCTCATGA
- a CDS encoding DUF7507 domain-containing protein has product MPPNTLVRRRVLASAVALGVAAAIAAPVAIPEAASAATTGALTITDESSSPDRYVPENLPAKYPSVEAVDPNSNPQAFWDGGEFTFPADLAPARGDTYPMAIGGVNAPTDPICTSGGTVDLTLSFDVELMGPTAGVGGTADASFVLDGTTRVGTSTGLPPYNTPLGWSGTVTTTATVPVEQLVDGRLTYYVALEGFHNGSRSWDASGLTLDYSLACPPVAEDDETSTYVDESVQLDPLANDSTDPSTTLDPSSVRFLDESGNPVDTLLTEQGEYSVDTATGVVTFAPAEGFTGLTDAVTYQVANSDGLLATALITIDVLPFSPAMTLVKDGELDDANENGLADVGETITYTFTVENTGTVPLTEVSIADAKVSGIQPSSQSVPVNGIATFTASYVVTQADVDSGSVYNEASASGTDPRGGTVATDTADNEVPGTDRVPGLTVDKSSTLHDTNENGLADVGETIDYSFLVTNTGNVTLHDVTVEDPKVGEIVPASVTLGPDDQHTFTASYTVASEDVSLGEVYNTASVSAIDPINEDGERYVGVPDFDRVETVPPAALLTLEKTGALTGDVDGDGLADLGDVVTYTFAVHNAGNVDVADVRINDPRVSSTMPESMDIAVGGTGTFTADYTVTQDDVDAGEVANTATAEGAYVTPEGPVSVNSSPSTDTVGADRAPALEVVKDGVLDDTNENGLADVGETISYTITAHNRGNTTLVDVVVFDERVDGLQPVSATIPVGESVEFVAAPYTVTQADVDAGSVTNTASARGRVPNGPEITSPPVDNVINVPAADPSLTIEKFADLQDANDNGTADVGEEILYSFDVVNTGNVTLSDVAVIDDRISALVPASIDTLAPGERFTFLADPYVVTEADVQSGGVVNVASATGMAPGADEPTESESDTVTTVTTVIVPPTTPPTPDAAGPDDDGSLVTTDGALGLAGLGALALAIGALITGGLLVRRNRVS; this is encoded by the coding sequence GTGCCCCCGAACACTCTCGTGAGACGCCGCGTCCTGGCGTCTGCCGTCGCGCTCGGCGTCGCGGCTGCAATCGCCGCCCCTGTCGCTATCCCTGAGGCAGCGTCAGCCGCTACGACAGGCGCGCTGACCATCACTGATGAGTCGTCATCGCCGGACCGTTACGTGCCGGAGAACCTTCCGGCGAAGTACCCGTCCGTGGAGGCGGTCGATCCGAATTCGAATCCGCAGGCATTCTGGGACGGCGGGGAGTTCACGTTCCCGGCCGACCTCGCCCCGGCACGCGGTGACACGTACCCGATGGCCATCGGTGGGGTGAACGCACCCACCGATCCCATCTGCACGAGCGGTGGAACGGTCGACCTCACGCTCTCCTTCGACGTCGAGCTGATGGGCCCCACCGCGGGCGTCGGCGGCACGGCGGATGCGAGTTTCGTCCTCGACGGCACGACCCGCGTCGGCACGTCCACGGGCCTCCCTCCGTACAACACTCCACTCGGCTGGAGCGGCACGGTGACGACGACCGCCACGGTTCCCGTGGAGCAGCTCGTCGACGGGCGACTGACGTACTACGTCGCTCTTGAGGGATTCCACAACGGTTCGAGGTCGTGGGACGCAAGTGGTCTGACGCTGGACTACTCGCTGGCGTGTCCTCCCGTCGCCGAGGACGACGAGACATCGACGTATGTCGACGAATCCGTCCAGCTGGATCCCCTCGCGAACGACTCGACCGACCCGTCGACCACGCTCGACCCCTCGTCGGTGCGATTCCTCGATGAGAGTGGAAACCCGGTCGACACCCTTCTGACCGAGCAGGGGGAGTACTCGGTCGACACGGCGACCGGTGTCGTCACTTTCGCGCCCGCTGAAGGATTCACCGGCCTGACCGACGCCGTCACGTATCAGGTCGCGAACAGCGACGGTCTCCTCGCCACTGCGCTCATCACGATCGACGTGCTGCCGTTCAGCCCGGCGATGACGCTCGTGAAGGACGGCGAACTCGACGACGCGAACGAGAACGGCCTCGCGGACGTGGGTGAGACGATCACGTACACGTTCACCGTGGAGAACACCGGCACCGTTCCCCTGACCGAGGTTTCGATCGCCGACGCGAAGGTGTCGGGGATTCAGCCTTCGTCGCAGTCGGTCCCGGTCAACGGCATCGCCACCTTCACCGCTTCGTACGTGGTGACTCAGGCTGACGTCGACAGCGGCTCCGTCTACAACGAGGCGAGCGCTTCGGGCACCGATCCTCGCGGCGGAACGGTCGCCACTGACACGGCCGACAACGAGGTTCCGGGTACGGACCGCGTGCCCGGCCTGACAGTCGACAAGTCGAGCACGTTGCACGACACCAACGAGAATGGCTTGGCCGACGTCGGCGAGACCATCGACTACTCGTTCCTCGTCACCAACACCGGCAACGTCACGCTGCACGACGTGACCGTCGAGGATCCCAAGGTCGGCGAGATCGTACCGGCGTCCGTGACGCTGGGCCCGGACGATCAGCACACGTTCACGGCCTCCTACACCGTGGCCTCCGAAGATGTCTCGCTCGGCGAGGTCTACAACACCGCGTCTGTTTCGGCGATCGACCCGATCAACGAGGACGGCGAGCGCTACGTCGGCGTTCCCGACTTCGACCGGGTTGAGACGGTCCCGCCGGCTGCGCTGCTGACGCTCGAGAAGACCGGCGCACTGACCGGTGATGTCGATGGCGACGGGCTCGCGGACCTCGGCGATGTGGTGACCTACACGTTCGCCGTCCACAACGCGGGCAATGTCGATGTCGCCGACGTGCGCATCAACGATCCGCGCGTGTCCTCGACGATGCCGGAGAGCATGGACATCGCCGTTGGCGGTACAGGGACGTTCACCGCCGACTACACCGTGACGCAAGACGACGTCGATGCGGGTGAGGTCGCGAACACGGCAACTGCCGAGGGCGCGTATGTGACGCCCGAGGGTCCCGTCTCCGTGAACTCGAGCCCGTCCACGGACACCGTCGGTGCCGACCGTGCCCCGGCGCTCGAGGTCGTGAAAGACGGTGTCCTCGACGACACGAACGAGAACGGCCTCGCCGATGTCGGCGAGACGATCAGCTACACGATCACCGCGCACAACCGCGGAAACACCACCCTCGTGGATGTCGTCGTGTTCGACGAGCGTGTCGACGGTCTCCAGCCGGTTTCTGCAACCATCCCGGTCGGAGAGAGCGTCGAGTTCGTTGCCGCCCCGTACACGGTCACCCAAGCGGACGTCGATGCTGGCAGCGTCACGAACACTGCTTCGGCTCGCGGGCGCGTGCCGAATGGCCCCGAGATCACGTCGCCTCCCGTGGACAACGTGATCAACGTGCCCGCCGCGGATCCCAGCCTCACGATCGAGAAGTTCGCGGATCTGCAGGACGCCAACGACAACGGCACGGCCGATGTCGGCGAGGAGATTCTGTATTCGTTCGATGTCGTGAACACCGGCAACGTGACGCTCAGCGATGTCGCCGTGATCGATGACCGGATCAGTGCTCTCGTGCCAGCGTCCATCGACACACTCGCGCCCGGCGAACGATTCACGTTCCTGGCCGACCCGTACGTCGTGACGGAGGCCGACGTCCAGTCCGGCGGTGTGGTCAACGTCGCTTCGGCAACGGGCATGGCTCCGGGTGCGGACGAGCCGACGGAGTCCGAGAGCGACACGGTCACGACGGTGACGACGGTGATCGTTCCGCCGACGACGCCGCCGACGCCTGATGCGGCAGGGCCCGACGATGACGGGTCGCTTGTCACGACCGATGGCGCGTTGGGGCTCGCCGGGCTCGGCGCCCTCGCGCTGGCCATCGGCGCGTTGATCACCGGCGGACTGCTGGTCCGTCGCAACCGCGTCAGTTAG
- a CDS encoding alpha/beta fold hydrolase — translation MRHVELEGLRFRVIESRHPADTPVFVLLHGIGVSHRYHARLHRRLAAASTVISIDLPGFAGLPKPLDDVDVATMASALAGLLHALRLGPVVLVGHSMGTQWAVETAVQRPDLVTNVVLIGPVTDDRRRTAMAQFRSLALDSLGELPWTNVMVYTDYVRCGIPWYLTQLRHMLAYRIEERVAEVRVPVLIIRGARDPIAREDWCRRLRQRAPASTLVRIPHGHHVVQRSAPGAVMSAILAHVTSTGRRPAA, via the coding sequence GTGCGTCACGTCGAACTCGAGGGTCTCAGGTTCCGCGTCATCGAATCCCGGCATCCGGCGGACACGCCCGTCTTCGTTCTTCTCCACGGAATCGGCGTCTCCCACCGGTACCACGCTCGCCTGCACCGGCGGCTGGCGGCGGCGAGCACGGTGATATCGATCGACCTCCCCGGATTCGCCGGGCTCCCAAAGCCGCTGGACGACGTGGACGTGGCCACGATGGCGAGCGCGCTCGCAGGCCTCCTGCACGCATTGCGTCTCGGCCCGGTCGTGCTCGTCGGTCATTCGATGGGCACGCAGTGGGCCGTGGAAACGGCGGTGCAGCGCCCTGATCTCGTGACGAACGTTGTGCTCATCGGTCCCGTGACCGATGATCGTCGCCGAACCGCAATGGCGCAGTTTCGTTCGCTCGCGCTGGATTCGCTCGGAGAGCTGCCGTGGACCAACGTGATGGTCTACACCGACTACGTTCGCTGCGGTATCCCCTGGTATCTCACCCAGTTGCGCCACATGCTCGCGTACCGGATCGAGGAGCGCGTCGCCGAGGTGCGCGTTCCGGTGCTGATCATCCGTGGCGCTCGGGACCCGATCGCCCGGGAGGACTGGTGCCGTCGACTTCGTCAGCGGGCTCCGGCCTCGACCCTCGTGCGGATTCCGCACGGCCACCATGTCGTCCAACGGTCGGCGCCCGGTGCCGTGATGTCCGCCATCCTGGCGCACGTGACCTCGACGGGTCGTCGCCCGGCGGCCTGA
- a CDS encoding manganese catalase family protein produces MYFHRQELQHTATPERPDAVYARKLQEVLGGQYGEISVAMQYQFQAWNMHIPGKYRDLVFGIGAEEMGHVEMLAVMIARLLEKAPLGITDDAVQEDPTVAAVVGGTDVQQAIVAGAGARPVDSNGNPWMGSYITASGNLLADFHSNANAEMQGRLQVARLYHMTDDHGVRDLLSFLLARDTMHQNQWLAAAAELQAEGTETLPVPSNFPLSKEQRDVAYQYINFSDGAHASEGSWASGPTPDGRGEFSYVAEPEPGVPMPPPTHPDTRFYGTTELPNIVEKAAGAAQDALKKE; encoded by the coding sequence ATGTACTTTCACCGGCAGGAACTGCAGCACACCGCCACCCCGGAGAGACCAGATGCGGTCTATGCGCGCAAGCTCCAGGAGGTGCTCGGCGGTCAATACGGTGAGATCTCCGTCGCAATGCAATATCAGTTCCAGGCATGGAACATGCACATCCCCGGAAAGTACCGCGACCTTGTCTTCGGTATCGGCGCCGAAGAAATGGGCCACGTCGAGATGCTCGCCGTGATGATCGCGAGGCTCCTCGAGAAGGCCCCGCTCGGCATCACGGACGACGCCGTCCAAGAGGACCCCACGGTCGCGGCGGTCGTCGGCGGCACGGACGTCCAACAGGCCATCGTGGCCGGCGCGGGCGCCCGCCCGGTCGACAGCAACGGGAACCCGTGGATGGGCAGCTACATCACGGCGAGCGGCAACCTGCTCGCCGATTTCCACTCGAACGCCAACGCGGAGATGCAGGGACGCCTGCAAGTGGCTCGCCTGTACCACATGACCGACGACCACGGCGTCCGCGATCTGCTGTCTTTCCTCTTGGCGCGCGACACCATGCACCAGAATCAGTGGCTCGCCGCGGCGGCCGAGCTCCAGGCCGAGGGCACCGAGACGCTCCCCGTGCCGAGCAACTTTCCGCTCTCGAAGGAGCAGCGCGACGTGGCCTACCAGTACATCAACTTCTCCGACGGAGCGCACGCGAGCGAGGGCTCGTGGGCGTCCGGGCCGACCCCCGACGGCCGCGGCGAGTTCAGCTACGTTGCCGAGCCGGAACCGGGCGTGCCCATGCCGCCGCCTACGCACCCCGACACGCGCTTCTATGGCACGACAGAGCTGCCGAACATCGTCGAAAAGGCGGCGGGAGCCGCGCAGGACGCATTGAAGAAGGAGTGA